In the Candidatus Zymogenaceae bacterium genome, GCTTCTGGACCATCTGGAAGTTGAAGATCGGGGATCCGAATTGGGAGCGCTCCTGGGAATACGCCAGGGCCTCGTCGAACGCCCCCTGGGCCAGCCCCAGGCTCAGGGCCGACCACGCCACCCGCTCCGTGTCGAGACCGCTCGTCATCTGTTTGGCCCCCAGCCCCTCGCTTCCCCCCACCAGGTTCTCTGCCGGAACCCGGCAGTCCTCCAGCACCAGCTCTCCTGTGGGGGAAGAGCGAAGGCCCATCTTGTCGAACTCCTTGCCGGTGGAAAAACCCTCGAAGTCCCGCTCGACGATGAAGGTGCATATCCCCTTGGGTCCCTGTGATTTGTCAACCGTGGCGTATACCAGCGCCACGTCTGCCACCGGTGCGTTGCTGATGAATGTCTTGGTTCCATTGAGGATATATTCATCCCCCTTTTTCTCCGCCCGGGTGGATACGCTCATGGCGTCAGACCCGGACCCCGGCTCCGTCAGACCCATGCAGCCCATCCACTCCCCGCTTGCCACGAGGGGAAGGTATTTTTTCTTCTGCTCTTCGGTGCCGTTTCTCGCCAGGTTGTTGCCGAACAGGAGAGACGAAGCCCCCATGACTGTCCCCAGAGACGGTGAGTACTTGGCGATTTCCTCAGAGAGAATCGCCAAGGTAAAAAAGTCGCGAAACGTTCCACCGTATTCCTCGGGAATGGCCGATCCCATCAATCCCAGCTTCGCCATCTCACCGACCAGATCCGTTGGATATCGGCCCGCCTTGTCGTTCTCCTCCTCTACTGGCTTGATGCGCTCCTCGCCGAAGCTCCTGACGGTATCGAGCATGATACGCTGCTCTTCAGATATTTCGTACAGCACCGGTTCCTCCAGAAAATGATTTTTGGTTGTATATGGGATTATACGTTGTTTACAGCGTCTTTCGCGACAGCCAAATCCATGGGTCCGTTTT is a window encoding:
- a CDS encoding acyl-CoA dehydrogenase family protein, translated to MLYEISEEQRIMLDTVRSFGEERIKPVEEENDKAGRYPTDLVGEMAKLGLMGSAIPEEYGGTFRDFFTLAILSEEIAKYSPSLGTVMGASSLLFGNNLARNGTEEQKKKYLPLVASGEWMGCMGLTEPGSGSDAMSVSTRAEKKGDEYILNGTKTFISNAPVADVALVYATVDKSQGPKGICTFIVERDFEGFSTGKEFDKMGLRSSPTGELVLEDCRVPAENLVGGSEGLGAKQMTSGLDTERVAWSALSLGLAQGAFDEALAYSQERSQFGSPIFNFQMVQKLIADMATSLEASRLLIYNAASILDKGGNARLAASYAKLMACDECMRITTDAVHVHGGYGFTKEFRVERMMRDAKVFSIGAGTSEVQRMIICHYLRR